The proteins below are encoded in one region of Candidatus Anaeroferrophillus wilburensis:
- the lepA gene encoding elongation factor 4, with product MQITQKQIRNFSIIAHIDHGKSTLADRLLEITGAVSSREMREQLLDSMDLERERGITIKAQTVRLLYKAKDGLLYSLNLIDTPGHVDFSYEVSRSLAATEGAILVVDAVQGVEAQTLANVYLAIDGNLEIIPVLNKIDLPVADPERIIHQIEEVVGLPADDAILVSAKTGVGVGDLLEAIVHRVPAPTGDRTAPLKAMIFDSWFDSYQGVVAMIRVFEGEITPGMKIKMVSTGKEFEVLKIGVHTPVDILVTSLAAGEVGFLVAGIKDVADCKIGDTVTTAANKTPVSLPGFQEIKPMVFSGLYPVDSVQYEPLRDALAKLRLNDASFFYQPETSVALGFGFRCGFLGLLHMEIIQERLEREYNLDLISTAPTVVYQVNMQDGSVVYIDNPSKLPPPQEFSSIEEPVVRATIHVPNEYIGNIMKLCEDKRGKQQEIKYLDETRVMISYELPLNEIVLDFYDKLKSLSRGYASLDYEPAGYRPAKLVKLDILINGELVDALSLIVHESRSFERGRDLTVKMKQLIHSQMFEVAIQAAIGNKIIARTTVRALRKNVTAKCYGGDITRKRKLLEKQKAGKKRMKRVGKVELPQDAFLAMLNIDN from the coding sequence ATGCAGATTACCCAGAAACAGATAAGAAATTTTTCCATCATTGCCCATATCGACCACGGTAAATCCACCCTTGCTGATCGTCTGTTGGAGATCACCGGCGCGGTAAGCTCCCGGGAGATGAGAGAACAGCTGCTGGATAGTATGGACCTTGAACGTGAACGGGGGATAACTATCAAGGCCCAGACCGTTCGTCTCCTCTATAAAGCCAAGGATGGCCTGCTCTATTCCCTGAATCTCATTGATACCCCCGGACATGTCGATTTTTCCTATGAAGTGTCCCGCAGTCTTGCGGCAACTGAAGGTGCAATTCTGGTGGTTGACGCGGTTCAGGGGGTCGAAGCCCAGACATTGGCCAATGTCTATCTGGCCATCGACGGCAATCTGGAAATTATTCCTGTTTTGAACAAGATTGATCTCCCCGTTGCTGATCCCGAACGGATTATCCATCAGATTGAAGAGGTGGTTGGTCTGCCGGCTGATGATGCCATATTGGTCAGCGCCAAAACCGGGGTTGGGGTAGGGGATTTACTGGAGGCTATTGTCCACCGTGTCCCGGCCCCAACCGGTGACCGGACAGCGCCGTTGAAAGCGATGATTTTTGATTCCTGGTTTGACTCCTACCAGGGTGTGGTGGCTATGATCAGGGTTTTTGAAGGTGAAATTACACCGGGAATGAAGATCAAAATGGTTTCCACCGGCAAGGAGTTTGAAGTATTGAAAATCGGCGTGCACACTCCGGTGGATATTCTGGTTACCAGCCTGGCTGCGGGTGAAGTAGGCTTCCTGGTTGCCGGGATTAAAGATGTCGCGGACTGCAAAATCGGCGATACGGTAACGACGGCTGCCAATAAAACGCCGGTTTCCCTGCCGGGTTTTCAGGAGATTAAGCCGATGGTGTTCAGCGGCCTGTATCCTGTCGATTCGGTCCAGTATGAGCCGTTGCGAGACGCTTTGGCAAAACTGCGCCTTAATGATGCCTCCTTTTTTTACCAGCCGGAAACGTCGGTTGCCTTGGGGTTTGGTTTTCGCTGTGGTTTTCTCGGCTTGCTGCATATGGAAATCATCCAGGAGCGGCTCGAGCGGGAGTACAATCTCGATCTGATTTCCACCGCGCCGACAGTTGTCTATCAGGTCAATATGCAAGACGGTTCTGTGGTGTATATTGATAATCCGAGCAAGCTGCCGCCACCCCAGGAATTCAGCTCCATAGAAGAGCCGGTGGTGCGGGCGACCATCCATGTCCCCAATGAGTATATTGGCAATATCATGAAGCTTTGTGAAGATAAGAGGGGCAAGCAGCAGGAGATAAAATATCTGGATGAAACCCGGGTGATGATAAGCTATGAATTGCCGCTTAATGAAATAGTTCTCGATTTCTACGACAAGCTGAAATCATTGTCCCGCGGCTATGCTTCCCTTGATTACGAGCCGGCCGGCTACCGACCGGCAAAACTGGTGAAGCTTGATATTCTCATCAACGGCGAGCTGGTCGATGCCCTGTCACTTATTGTTCATGAATCACGTTCTTTTGAGCGGGGGCGCGATCTGACGGTAAAAATGAAGCAGCTGATTCATTCGCAGATGTTTGAAGTTGCCATTCAGGCGGCGATTGGCAATAAGATCATTGCCCGGACAACTGTCAGAGCTTTGCGAAAAAATGTTACGGCTAAATGCTATGGTGGAGATATTACCCGCAAGCGCAAGTTGCTGGAGAAGCAGAAAGCCGGTAAAAAGAGGATGAAACGGGTGGGGAAGGTGGAGTTGCCCCAGGATGCCTTTCTGGCAATGCTTAATATCGATAACTGA
- a CDS encoding aspartate carbamoyltransferase catalytic subunit, producing the protein MEKKIFPHKDLLAIEGMTAQELMTILETAESFKEISRRPIKKVPTLRGQTVINLFYEPSTRTRTSFEIAAKRLSADAVNISASTSSVVKGETLSDTVKNLQAMVPDIIVVRHSCVGAPHFIASRVGASVVNAGDGANEHPTQALLDLLTIKEHKKTFADLQVAIIGDIVHSRVARSNMRAFALLGIHTRLCGPPTMMPRVMAGFPGVRVYSRPEEAIDGADVVMMLRIQLERQEESLFPSGNEYARLYGLNRQRLAYAKDDVIIMHPGPMNRGVEITSEIADGSRSVILDQVENGVAVRMAVLYLLGGHTE; encoded by the coding sequence ATGGAAAAGAAGATTTTCCCCCATAAGGATCTCCTGGCTATTGAAGGGATGACCGCCCAGGAATTGATGACGATTTTGGAAACAGCGGAATCGTTCAAAGAGATATCTCGCCGACCGATCAAAAAAGTGCCGACTTTGCGAGGACAGACGGTCATCAACCTGTTTTATGAACCCAGTACCCGTACCCGTACCTCATTTGAAATTGCCGCCAAACGGCTCAGTGCTGACGCCGTCAATATTTCTGCTTCCACCAGCAGCGTTGTCAAGGGCGAGACCTTGTCGGATACGGTCAAAAATCTGCAGGCTATGGTTCCTGATATCATTGTCGTCAGGCATTCCTGTGTGGGGGCACCACATTTTATTGCCAGTCGGGTAGGAGCCAGCGTGGTGAATGCCGGTGACGGCGCAAACGAACATCCGACTCAGGCACTTCTTGATCTGTTGACCATCAAAGAGCATAAAAAAACGTTTGCGGATCTACAGGTGGCGATTATCGGCGATATCGTTCACAGTCGGGTGGCCCGTTCCAACATGCGTGCCTTTGCTCTTCTGGGGATACATACCCGGTTGTGTGGTCCACCGACGATGATGCCCCGGGTGATGGCCGGTTTTCCTGGGGTCAGGGTGTATAGCCGTCCCGAGGAAGCCATCGATGGAGCTGATGTGGTTATGATGCTGCGCATTCAGCTGGAGCGTCAGGAGGAAAGCCTGTTCCCTTCGGGAAATGAATATGCCAGGCTCTACGGTCTGAACCGGCAGCGTCTTGCTTATGCTAAGGACGATGTTATTATCATGCATCCGGGACCAATGAACCGTGGGGTGGAAATCACCTCGGAAATCGCCGATGGCAGCCGTTCGGTTATTCTTGATCAGGTGGAAAACGGTGTGGCGGTTCGGATGGCTGTTTTATACCTTTTAGGAGGGCATACAGAATGA
- the carA gene encoding glutamine-hydrolyzing carbamoyl-phosphate synthase small subunit, with the protein MAFSATKAVLVLADGTTFSGRSFGAAGEAIGEVVFNTSLTGYQEVLTDPSYRGQMVTMTYPQIGNYGVNAEDVESRKLFLSGFIVKEYCRYPSNWRQNATLGRYLEQAGVVGIEGIDTRFLTRRIRLAGAMPGIISTVDDDQQSLLRKLSSWAGIEGVNLVDGASCSSKYEWHQGQWTIAGGYQQSNEAAAFHVVAYDFGIKYNILRLLVNAGCKVTVVPADTSAQEVLGLNPDGVFLSNGPGDPAALPNIVQQVQQLIRRKPMFGICLGHQIIGLALGGRTYKLKFGHHGSNQPVKELASGKVEITSQNHGFCVDTESLGDEVEVTHINLNDHTVEGLRHRRYPLFSVQYHPESSPGPHDSAYLFKQFVQLMAANK; encoded by the coding sequence ATGGCATTTTCGGCAACCAAGGCAGTCCTTGTATTGGCTGATGGAACGACATTTTCCGGACGTTCTTTCGGCGCCGCCGGCGAGGCGATCGGCGAAGTTGTTTTTAACACCAGCCTGACGGGATATCAGGAGGTGTTGACCGACCCATCATATCGCGGGCAGATGGTAACCATGACCTATCCTCAAATAGGCAACTATGGCGTCAATGCTGAGGATGTTGAGTCGCGAAAACTCTTTCTATCAGGATTTATCGTCAAGGAATATTGCCGCTATCCCAGCAACTGGCGGCAGAATGCCACCCTTGGCCGCTATCTTGAGCAGGCCGGTGTGGTAGGTATTGAGGGAATTGATACCCGCTTCCTGACCCGCCGTATCCGTTTAGCCGGGGCGATGCCGGGGATTATTTCCACCGTCGATGATGATCAGCAGAGTTTGCTGCGGAAGCTGAGTTCCTGGGCGGGTATTGAAGGAGTCAACTTGGTGGACGGGGCCAGTTGCAGCAGCAAATATGAGTGGCACCAGGGGCAGTGGACCATTGCCGGCGGTTATCAGCAGTCAAACGAGGCTGCGGCTTTCCATGTGGTTGCTTACGATTTTGGCATCAAATATAATATCCTGCGGCTGCTGGTCAATGCCGGCTGCAAGGTTACCGTTGTGCCCGCAGACACCTCTGCGCAGGAGGTGCTGGGCCTGAATCCCGATGGCGTTTTTCTTTCCAATGGCCCCGGTGATCCGGCCGCTTTACCTAATATCGTCCAACAGGTGCAGCAATTAATCCGCCGCAAGCCGATGTTTGGTATCTGTCTTGGGCATCAAATTATCGGGCTGGCCCTTGGCGGCAGAACCTATAAATTGAAATTCGGCCACCACGGCAGTAATCAGCCGGTAAAGGAGCTGGCTTCTGGAAAAGTTGAAATTACGTCCCAGAACCATGGTTTTTGCGTTGATACGGAGTCCCTGGGAGATGAGGTGGAAGTTACCCATATCAACCTTAATGATCATACGGTGGAGGGATTGCGTCATCGCCGCTATCCGCTTTTTTCAGTCCAGTATCATCCCGAAAGCTCCCCCGGCCCCCATGATTCAGCCTATCTGTTCAAGCAGTTTGTTCAGTTGATGGCCGCCAACAAGTAA
- a CDS encoding STAS domain-containing protein: protein MDQQLDIRFIVEKQRLVACPQGALSVAVRDQFYAGIVDRLAVEGLKHLVVDLGDVPNIDSSALGVLFSLYKHLVQKNGSLVLLRPTGMVAEVVHITHMEKIVQIKQSLDELPPIE, encoded by the coding sequence ATGGACCAACAACTGGACATCCGGTTTATAGTGGAAAAACAGCGCCTGGTTGCCTGTCCTCAAGGGGCACTTTCCGTTGCTGTTCGGGATCAGTTCTATGCCGGAATTGTTGATCGGTTGGCTGTTGAAGGACTGAAACATCTGGTCGTTGATCTGGGTGATGTTCCAAACATTGACTCATCCGCTCTGGGCGTCCTTTTTTCCCTCTACAAACACCTTGTCCAGAAAAACGGCAGCCTTGTTCTCCTGCGGCCAACCGGTATGGTTGCGGAAGTGGTTCATATAACCCATATGGAAAAGATTGTGCAGATCAAACAGAGTCTCGATGAACTGCCGCCCATTGAATAG
- a CDS encoding dihydroorotase produces MNRLLLKGGRVIDPLNSRDEKLDLLIAAGTIVDVGNNLQLAPEAGHTIELDNRWVMPGAIDMHTHLREPGQEYKETIVSGAQAAAAGGFTGIACMANTRPVNDCAAVTRFICEQAREAVVNVYPIGSVTVGMQGRQMVEMAEMAAAGVVAFSEDGKTVENSRLYRHAMEYAGSLGKIIICHCQDSFLFGSGVVHEGEISALYGLPAIPSLAEEIDTARCIMLAEYLQLPVHIAHVSTRGSVRLIAEAKERGVKVTAEVTPHHFTLDHRAVVDLYYRQDVVYGQRRQSARFNPLTKMSPPLREPDDVTAMGQALATGVIDVIASDHAPHEATEKDVEYQLAPFGVIGLETTLPLTLRLVENGLFSPSVMVERLSVAPARILGLEQKGGLGIGMDADITVIDPTISWTIDAEHFASKSRNTPFNGWQVRGKAVLTIVGGTVVYQDDQFR; encoded by the coding sequence ATGAATCGGCTGCTGCTGAAAGGGGGACGAGTCATTGATCCGTTGAATTCGCGTGATGAGAAGCTGGATCTTCTCATCGCCGCCGGCACCATTGTTGACGTTGGTAATAATTTGCAGTTGGCTCCTGAGGCTGGCCATACAATTGAGCTGGACAACCGATGGGTTATGCCGGGTGCGATTGACATGCATACCCACTTGCGGGAGCCGGGACAGGAATATAAGGAAACCATAGTCAGCGGTGCACAGGCGGCAGCCGCCGGTGGATTTACCGGCATAGCTTGCATGGCCAATACCCGACCGGTGAATGATTGTGCAGCCGTCACCCGTTTTATCTGTGAACAGGCCCGTGAAGCTGTTGTCAATGTCTATCCCATCGGCTCCGTCACCGTAGGCATGCAGGGGCGCCAGATGGTGGAAATGGCGGAAATGGCAGCCGCCGGAGTGGTTGCTTTTTCTGAAGATGGGAAGACGGTCGAAAATTCACGTTTGTATCGCCATGCCATGGAGTATGCCGGCAGCCTGGGGAAAATAATCATTTGTCACTGTCAGGACAGCTTCCTTTTCGGCAGCGGAGTGGTCCATGAAGGGGAGATTTCCGCCCTCTACGGACTGCCGGCCATACCTTCGCTGGCGGAGGAGATTGACACCGCTCGCTGCATCATGTTGGCTGAGTACCTTCAACTGCCGGTTCATATTGCCCATGTCAGTACCCGGGGTTCGGTGCGTCTGATTGCCGAGGCCAAGGAACGGGGGGTGAAGGTGACCGCGGAGGTGACCCCGCACCATTTTACGCTTGATCATCGGGCGGTGGTTGACCTCTACTATCGTCAGGATGTAGTTTATGGCCAGAGGCGGCAGTCTGCCAGGTTTAATCCCCTCACTAAAATGAGTCCACCCTTGAGGGAACCGGATGACGTAACGGCGATGGGACAGGCACTGGCGACCGGTGTTATTGATGTGATTGCCTCCGATCATGCGCCCCATGAAGCGACCGAGAAGGATGTTGAATATCAGCTGGCGCCATTCGGGGTGATCGGTCTTGAAACAACCCTGCCCCTTACATTGCGTCTGGTTGAGAATGGCTTGTTCAGCCCCTCGGTCATGGTTGAACGCTTGAGTGTGGCGCCGGCAAGGATTCTTGGTCTGGAGCAAAAGGGAGGTCTGGGGATCGGTATGGATGCCGATATTACTGTTATTGACCCAACGATTTCATGGACCATCGACGCAGAGCACTTTGCTTCAAAAAGTCGCAATACGCCTTTCAACGGCTGGCAGGTCCGCGGCAAGGCCGTGCTGACCATCGTTGGCGGGACCGTAGTCTATCAGGATGATCAATTCAGGTAA
- the pyrR gene encoding bifunctional pyr operon transcriptional regulator/uracil phosphoribosyltransferase PyrR codes for MTHDTFVLDDRGMAMVLSRMAYEVLERNPRQHDLVLVGIRTRGVYLAQRLQALFVRIADLDVPLGVLDITLYRDDLSRGIHHPVLEKTDIPFSLDDKVVILVDDVLYTGRTVRAAMDGLMDFGRPQAIQLLVLVDRGLRELPIMPNFVGKHVPSSPADLVKVRMQEGDGYDSVTVSVDSRQLKG; via the coding sequence ATGACACATGATACCTTTGTGCTTGATGATCGCGGGATGGCCATGGTGTTGTCACGAATGGCCTATGAAGTTCTGGAGCGTAACCCCCGTCAGCACGACCTGGTGCTGGTGGGAATTAGAACCAGGGGGGTGTATCTGGCCCAGCGGCTACAGGCCCTCTTTGTCCGGATTGCCGATCTTGATGTCCCACTTGGGGTTCTTGATATCACCCTTTACCGGGATGATTTAAGCCGCGGCATCCATCATCCGGTCCTGGAGAAAACGGATATTCCTTTTTCTCTTGACGATAAGGTGGTCATTCTTGTTGATGATGTTCTCTATACCGGCAGGACGGTTCGTGCAGCCATGGACGGTTTGATGGATTTCGGCCGGCCGCAAGCCATACAGCTGCTCGTTCTGGTGGACCGCGGTCTCAGGGAGCTGCCGATAATGCCCAACTTTGTCGGCAAGCATGTACCTTCATCACCTGCCGACCTTGTCAAGGTAAGGATGCAGGAAGGTGATGGCTACGATTCCGTAACGGTGAGCGTTGATTCACGTCAGTTGAAGGGATAG
- a CDS encoding SPOR domain-containing protein: MNTLRNFVVIFFLGIIVFLAGVLVGKSLSDLSHRKMAQAVAEMPATLPVQQVVPVADREKTALGESARVAPAPLPLSLQPVAGSTDSAQQASPTTGLPLPGDGAQEIHYTFYKTLTSEKETPVGAAESDRRLPVKKPDTGVGKKDAILLPRTPTVQPGGIVLQVASYDQEGKARLFRNHLVQEGYGKAVVVAAAIAGKGTWYRVRIVDIPNPQTAIRLQKRLQEQEGITSFVVK, from the coding sequence ATGAATACCCTGCGAAATTTTGTTGTTATTTTTTTTCTTGGCATTATTGTTTTTTTGGCTGGCGTACTGGTGGGTAAGAGCCTGAGCGATCTGTCTCACCGTAAAATGGCTCAGGCAGTTGCAGAAATGCCGGCTACGCTGCCGGTACAACAGGTGGTTCCGGTTGCTGATCGGGAAAAAACTGCTTTAGGCGAAAGCGCCAGAGTAGCACCGGCACCGTTGCCGTTGTCTTTGCAGCCGGTTGCCGGATCGACAGATAGTGCCCAACAGGCGTCACCAACCACAGGGCTGCCGCTTCCGGGGGATGGTGCCCAGGAGATTCACTATACGTTCTACAAAACGTTGACCAGTGAGAAGGAAACACCGGTGGGTGCCGCTGAATCTGATCGGCGGTTGCCGGTGAAAAAGCCGGACACTGGAGTGGGAAAAAAGGATGCGATTTTGCTGCCCCGCACCCCGACTGTTCAGCCTGGAGGTATTGTTTTGCAGGTTGCGTCCTATGACCAGGAGGGGAAGGCCCGCTTGTTTCGCAACCATCTGGTTCAGGAGGGCTATGGTAAAGCTGTGGTGGTGGCCGCCGCCATTGCCGGGAAAGGCACCTGGTATCGGGTGCGGATTGTTGATATTCCTAATCCCCAGACTGCGATTCGTTTGCAGAAACGTCTGCAGGAACAGGAAGGCATTACCTCTTTTGTGGTAAAATAA
- the lepB gene encoding signal peptidase I, translating into MSSNRSIGVVREYAESIIIAVIIALIIRAFIVQAFKIPSGSMEPTLLIGDHLLVNKFSYGFHIPFTEKKLLVRNEPERGDIIVFTYPVDNKKDFIKRVIGLPGETVEILQKKIYIDGKLLDDPYGTFRDPLTVSQVPRDNFGPVVVPANNVFVMGDNRDRSYDSRFWGFVDYGKIKGKAMIIYWSWDKQAKKIWYKVRVSRLAQLIR; encoded by the coding sequence ATGAGTTCTAATCGTTCAATAGGGGTAGTCCGGGAATACGCCGAATCGATAATTATTGCGGTAATTATCGCCCTGATCATCCGAGCCTTTATTGTTCAGGCGTTCAAAATTCCTTCGGGATCCATGGAGCCGACGCTGCTGATCGGCGACCATCTGTTGGTCAATAAATTCAGCTATGGCTTCCATATCCCTTTTACCGAGAAAAAACTCCTTGTCCGTAACGAACCGGAACGTGGTGATATTATAGTTTTTACCTATCCGGTAGACAATAAAAAAGATTTTATCAAGCGGGTTATCGGTTTGCCGGGTGAAACGGTTGAGATTCTCCAGAAAAAAATTTATATAGATGGCAAGCTTCTGGATGATCCTTATGGTACTTTTCGTGATCCCCTGACTGTTTCTCAGGTACCCCGGGATAATTTCGGCCCGGTGGTGGTGCCTGCGAATAATGTTTTTGTCATGGGAGATAATAGGGATCGAAGTTATGACAGCCGTTTCTGGGGTTTTGTCGATTACGGCAAGATAAAGGGCAAGGCAATGATTATCTACTGGTCATGGGACAAGCAGGCCAAAAAAATCTGGTATAAGGTGCGCGTTAGTCGTTTGGCTCAGTTAATCAGATAG